A genomic segment from Klebsiella africana encodes:
- a CDS encoding iron-containing alcohol dehydrogenase — MLTPFTVLMPANIRFGRGQAESAAPWLAQQGGPILLVHGANPQRAAFLRQRLEALQLAVTTLAISREPWLSDIEQGVQLAREKGIRAVVSLGGGAVIDAGKAIAALVPAAGPLIDYLEVVGTGRQLEASPLPFVAIPTTAGTGAEVTKNAVINVPEQQRKVSLRDDRMLPDLAIVDPALTDNAPRSITLSSGLDALTQVIEPWLCSRATPFTDALCQQAIPRGIRALKILMEKECPASRDEMAWVSLCGGLALANAGLGVIHGLAGPLGGMSRASHGALCGSLLPFGLALNESQISDPALRQRFNDVRRWLADGLDVPVEQVWDSLREWSHRAGLGTLRDLGVARDALEPAALAASTSSSMKANPVSLSGEQLLEMLEAAWE; from the coding sequence ATGTTGACCCCTTTTACCGTTTTGATGCCTGCAAATATTCGCTTTGGCCGTGGTCAGGCCGAGAGCGCCGCCCCCTGGCTGGCGCAACAGGGCGGCCCTATCCTGCTGGTGCATGGCGCCAACCCGCAGCGGGCGGCGTTTCTCCGCCAGCGGCTGGAGGCGCTGCAGCTGGCGGTCACGACGCTGGCGATAAGTCGCGAACCCTGGCTTAGCGATATTGAGCAGGGCGTCCAGCTGGCGCGCGAGAAGGGGATCAGAGCAGTGGTCAGCCTCGGCGGCGGTGCGGTGATTGACGCCGGTAAGGCGATTGCGGCGCTGGTCCCCGCCGCCGGCCCGCTGATCGACTATCTGGAAGTCGTGGGAACGGGCCGTCAGCTGGAAGCCAGCCCGCTGCCGTTCGTGGCGATCCCCACCACCGCGGGCACGGGCGCGGAAGTCACCAAAAATGCGGTGATCAACGTTCCGGAACAGCAGCGGAAAGTGAGCCTGCGCGACGACCGAATGCTGCCTGACCTGGCGATTGTCGACCCGGCGCTAACCGACAACGCGCCGCGGAGCATCACCCTGAGCTCCGGCCTCGACGCCCTGACCCAGGTGATCGAGCCCTGGCTCTGCAGCCGGGCCACTCCCTTCACCGATGCTCTCTGCCAGCAGGCGATCCCGCGGGGCATCCGCGCGCTAAAAATCCTGATGGAAAAAGAGTGTCCGGCCAGCCGCGACGAGATGGCCTGGGTCAGCCTGTGCGGCGGCCTGGCGCTGGCGAACGCCGGGCTGGGGGTGATCCACGGCCTCGCCGGCCCGCTGGGCGGCATGAGCCGCGCCTCGCACGGCGCCTTATGCGGCAGCCTGCTGCCGTTTGGCTTGGCGCTCAATGAGTCACAGATAAGCGACCCTGCCCTGCGCCAGCGCTTCAACGACGTTCGCCGCTGGCTGGCCGACGGGCTGGACGTGCCTGTGGAACAGGTCTGGGACAGTCTGCGGGAATGGAGCCATCGCGCCGGTCTTGGCACCCTGCGCGACCTCGGCGTGGCGCGCGATGCGCTGGAACCGGCGGCGCTGGCGGCCAGCACCTCCTCGTCGATGAAGGCCAACCCGGTCAGCCTGAGCGGCGAACAACTGCTGGAGATGCTGGAGGCGGCGTGGGAGTGA
- a CDS encoding SDR family NAD(P)-dependent oxidoreductase: MTQRIALVTGGSRGLGKNAALKLAAKGTDILLTYHSNRQAALEVVAEIEKKGVKAAALALNVGDTSSFDAFASEVAQVLTQQWGRTTFDYLLNNAGIGLNVPFAETSEAQFDELMNIQFKGPFFLTQRLLPLLQDGGRILNVSSGLARFALPGYAAYAAMKGAMEVLTRYQAKELGGRGISVNIIAPGAIETDFGGGVVRDNAEVNRHIAAQTALGRVGLPDDIGDAIAALLSDELAWMNAQRVEVSGGMFL; encoded by the coding sequence ATGACACAACGTATCGCTTTAGTGACCGGCGGCAGCCGCGGTTTGGGCAAAAACGCCGCGTTGAAGCTGGCGGCGAAGGGAACCGATATTCTCCTGACCTATCACAGCAACCGCCAGGCGGCCCTCGAGGTGGTGGCGGAAATAGAGAAAAAAGGGGTTAAAGCAGCAGCATTAGCGCTGAACGTCGGCGATACCTCAAGTTTTGATGCTTTCGCCAGCGAGGTAGCGCAGGTGCTGACGCAGCAGTGGGGGCGCACCACCTTTGATTATTTACTGAACAACGCCGGGATCGGTCTCAACGTACCCTTCGCCGAGACCAGCGAAGCGCAGTTTGACGAACTGATGAATATTCAGTTCAAAGGGCCGTTTTTCCTGACCCAGCGGCTGCTGCCCCTCCTGCAGGACGGGGGGCGTATCCTCAACGTCTCCAGCGGCCTGGCGCGCTTTGCTCTGCCTGGCTATGCGGCCTACGCCGCGATGAAGGGGGCGATGGAGGTCCTGACCCGTTATCAGGCGAAAGAGCTGGGCGGACGGGGAATATCGGTGAACATCATCGCGCCGGGGGCCATTGAGACCGACTTTGGCGGCGGGGTGGTGCGCGATAACGCTGAGGTGAATCGGCATATCGCCGCCCAGACCGCGCTGGGGCGCGTCGGGCTGCCGGATGATATCGGCGACGCCATCGCCGCCCTGCTCAGCGATGAGCTGGCGTGGATGAACGCGCAGCGCGTGGAAGTCTCGGGCGGGATGTTCCTCTGA
- a CDS encoding alpha,alpha-trehalase encodes MFSQKLRHVEDDELRIDIDPCYEADPYELKLDEMIDAEPEPEVIEGLPASDALTPADRYLELFTNVQKSRIFADSKTFPDCAPKHDPLDILRNYRKVKRQPDFDLRQFVEDNFWLPESQSDVYTSDPSLTLKEHIDKLWPVLTREPQDHIPWSSLLALPQAYIVPGGRFSETYYWDSYFTMLGLAESGREDLLKCMADNFAWLIETYGHIPNGNRTYYLSRSQPPVFALMVELFEEDGVRGAKRYLDHLKMEHAFWMDGAESLIPHQAYRHVVRMPDGSLLNRYWDDRDTPRDESWREDVETARHSGRPANEVYRDLRAGAASGWDYSSRWLRDITRLASIRTTQFIPIDLNAFLFKLETTIANLSGLKGDRETEAAFRQKAQDRRAAVNRYLWDDENGCFRDYDWRREQLALFSAASIVTLYVGLATHEQAERLADAVRARLLTPGGIMATEYESGEQWDKPNGWAPLQWMAIQGFKRYGQDPLGDEIAWSWLQTVNHFYKQHHKLIEKYHIATGVPHEGGGGEYPLQDGFGWTNGVVRRLIGLYGEPT; translated from the coding sequence ATGTTCAGCCAGAAATTACGCCACGTTGAAGACGACGAGTTAAGGATCGACATCGATCCCTGCTACGAAGCCGATCCGTACGAATTAAAGCTGGATGAGATGATAGACGCTGAACCGGAGCCTGAGGTGATCGAGGGGCTTCCGGCGTCCGATGCCCTCACCCCGGCGGATCGCTATCTTGAGCTGTTTACCAACGTGCAGAAATCACGCATTTTCGCTGACAGCAAAACCTTCCCCGACTGCGCGCCGAAACACGATCCGCTGGACATCCTGCGGAACTACCGTAAGGTCAAACGCCAGCCCGACTTCGATCTGCGGCAGTTCGTTGAGGACAACTTCTGGCTGCCGGAGAGCCAGAGCGACGTCTACACCTCCGACCCCAGCCTGACGCTGAAAGAGCACATCGATAAGCTGTGGCCGGTGCTGACCCGCGAGCCCCAGGATCATATCCCGTGGTCATCGCTACTGGCGCTGCCGCAAGCCTACATCGTGCCCGGCGGCCGCTTTAGCGAAACCTATTACTGGGACTCTTATTTCACCATGCTGGGGCTGGCAGAGAGCGGCCGGGAAGATCTTCTGAAATGCATGGCCGATAACTTCGCCTGGCTGATTGAAACCTACGGCCACATTCCGAACGGCAACCGCACCTACTACCTCAGCCGCTCGCAGCCGCCGGTCTTCGCCCTGATGGTCGAACTCTTTGAAGAGGATGGCGTGCGCGGCGCGAAACGCTATCTGGATCATCTGAAGATGGAGCACGCCTTCTGGATGGACGGCGCCGAGTCGTTAATCCCGCACCAGGCGTATCGCCACGTGGTGCGCATGCCGGATGGCTCCCTGCTCAATCGCTACTGGGACGACCGTGACACGCCGCGGGATGAGTCGTGGCGCGAAGACGTGGAGACCGCCCGACACTCCGGGCGGCCCGCCAATGAAGTGTACCGCGACCTGCGGGCAGGCGCCGCGTCCGGCTGGGACTACTCCAGCCGCTGGCTGCGGGATATCACGCGGCTGGCCAGCATCCGCACGACGCAGTTTATCCCCATCGACCTGAACGCCTTCCTGTTCAAGCTGGAGACGACCATCGCCAACCTCTCCGGCCTGAAGGGCGATCGCGAGACGGAGGCGGCCTTCCGCCAGAAGGCCCAGGATCGACGGGCGGCGGTCAACCGCTATCTGTGGGATGATGAGAACGGCTGTTTCCGCGATTATGACTGGCGCCGTGAACAGCTGGCACTGTTTTCCGCCGCCAGTATCGTCACCCTTTACGTCGGTCTGGCGACCCACGAACAGGCAGAACGCCTTGCCGATGCGGTGCGGGCCCGCCTGCTCACCCCGGGGGGGATCATGGCCACCGAATACGAGAGCGGTGAGCAGTGGGATAAACCCAACGGCTGGGCGCCGCTGCAGTGGATGGCGATCCAGGGATTTAAACGTTACGGCCAGGATCCGCTGGGAGATGAGATTGCCTGGAGCTGGCTGCAGACGGTCAACCACTTTTACAAGCAGCATCACAAGCTGATTGAGAAATACCATATTGCCACCGGCGTCCCTCATGAGGGCGGCGGCGGCGAGTATCCCCTGCAGGATGGCTTTGGCTGGACCAACGGCGTGGTGCGCCGGCTGATTGGCCTGTACGGTGAGCCAACCTAG
- a CDS encoding glutathione S-transferase family protein, which yields MLTILGKRSSINVRKVLWTCEEAGLAYQQEDYGSGFKPLDTPEFQRLNPNSLVPVLLDDDFVLWESNSICRYLARKAERWDLLPAEPQPAAEVEHWMDWQATEFNTAWRHAFMGLVRKDPRFQDPAAIKESITTWTHCVRIVEAQLQRTGAWIAGERFTLADIVLGLSVHRWKMTPFAHPEMPAVERWYMALNQRPAFMRHGNNGVA from the coding sequence ATGCTAACAATTCTGGGCAAACGCTCTTCAATCAATGTACGGAAAGTGCTGTGGACCTGCGAGGAAGCCGGGCTGGCGTACCAGCAGGAAGATTACGGCAGCGGATTTAAGCCCCTGGATACGCCTGAGTTTCAGCGTCTGAATCCTAACAGCCTGGTGCCGGTACTGCTGGACGACGACTTCGTGCTCTGGGAGTCGAACAGTATCTGCCGCTATCTGGCGCGCAAAGCGGAGCGCTGGGATCTGCTGCCCGCCGAGCCGCAGCCCGCCGCCGAGGTGGAGCACTGGATGGACTGGCAGGCGACCGAGTTCAATACAGCCTGGCGCCATGCCTTTATGGGGCTGGTGCGTAAAGATCCGCGCTTTCAGGATCCGGCGGCGATTAAAGAGAGTATTACCACCTGGACCCACTGCGTGCGCATTGTCGAAGCGCAGCTGCAGCGTACCGGGGCGTGGATAGCCGGCGAGCGCTTCACCCTGGCCGATATCGTGCTGGGGCTGTCGGTACATCGCTGGAAGATGACCCCTTTTGCCCATCCGGAGATGCCGGCCGTGGAGCGCTGGTATATGGCGCTTAATCAGCGCCCGGCGTTTATGCGCCATGGCAATAACGGCGTGGCCTGA
- a CDS encoding 23S rRNA (adenine(2030)-N(6))-methyltransferase RlmJ: protein MLSYRHSFHAGNHADVLKHTVQSLIIEALKEKEKPFLYLDTHAGAGRYQLSGEHAERTGEYLEGIARIWQQDDLPAELEPYISVVEHFNRNGQLRYYPGSPLIARQLLREQDSLQMTELHPSDFPLLRAEFQKDSRARVDKADGYQQLKAKLPPVSRRGLILIDPPYEIKTDYQAVVTGINEGYKRFATGTYALWYPVVLRAQIKRMIKELEATGIRKILQIELAVRPDSDQRGMTASGMIVINPPWKLEQQMNNVLPWLHSKLVPAGTGHATVSWIVPE, encoded by the coding sequence ATGCTCAGTTATCGCCACAGCTTTCACGCAGGCAACCACGCCGACGTCCTCAAACACACCGTTCAGAGCCTGATCATCGAAGCGCTGAAAGAGAAAGAAAAACCGTTTCTCTACCTGGACACCCACGCTGGCGCGGGCCGCTATCAGCTGAGCGGCGAGCACGCCGAGCGTACCGGCGAGTATCTCGAAGGCATCGCCCGCATCTGGCAGCAGGACGACCTGCCGGCAGAGCTGGAGCCGTATATTTCGGTGGTCGAACACTTCAACCGTAATGGCCAGCTGCGCTACTACCCGGGCTCGCCGCTGATTGCCCGTCAGCTGCTGCGCGAGCAGGACAGCCTGCAGATGACCGAGCTGCACCCGAGCGACTTCCCGCTGCTGCGCGCCGAATTCCAGAAAGACAGCCGCGCGCGCGTCGATAAAGCCGATGGCTACCAGCAGCTGAAAGCCAAGCTGCCGCCGGTATCGCGCCGCGGGTTGATTCTGATCGACCCGCCGTATGAAATTAAAACCGACTATCAGGCGGTGGTGACCGGGATTAACGAAGGCTACAAACGCTTCGCCACCGGCACCTACGCCCTGTGGTACCCGGTGGTGCTGCGCGCGCAGATCAAGCGCATGATCAAAGAGTTAGAAGCCACCGGCATTCGCAAAATCCTGCAGATTGAGCTGGCGGTGCGTCCGGACAGCGACCAGCGCGGTATGACCGCCTCCGGGATGATCGTCATCAACCCGCCGTGGAAGCTGGAGCAGCAGATGAACAATGTGCTGCCGTGGCTGCACAGCAAGCTGGTTCCGGCCGGCACCGGCCACGCCACCGTCAGCTGGATCGTACCGGAGTAA
- a CDS encoding acid phosphatase — MKRQLSLLAVALLLAQPVLAKDIPLNRAAALANSVTPAASSQAYDDLEQQALAQLRHALQGDAATLTRDRLAHTKQNQTQADTAWLKASGYDFQTRANQQAGIALLSAFSTLPETVVKQNLATVTSINRDAVQTTRRQALADAEGISYLYFLSDALGPRLGKAFLTAYDQGALGKAAALIKASEVSTGVAKKHFNNPRPFLVQGNTIHLVPDDVVVKDNQPYTADGGSFPSGHTNTGYTDALLLAAMIPERYDALVTRGARYGYSRIVLGVHYPLDVIGSRMVAERNVAHYLNDPHYRVLFNEARDQLRAALAKACGTSLAECAKSSVKDDPWRDPAMRDFSRFTMTYDLPQQKGSQPRLQVPEGAEVLLEDALPQLSAAQRRALMVNTALPAGYPLSGATPEQQFWQRLNLSAAWEMAQKRH; from the coding sequence ATGAAAAGGCAACTCTCGCTGCTGGCCGTCGCGCTACTGCTGGCGCAACCGGTTCTGGCTAAAGACATCCCGCTGAACAGGGCGGCGGCCCTCGCCAATAGCGTGACGCCGGCTGCCTCCAGCCAGGCGTATGACGATCTTGAACAACAGGCGCTGGCCCAGCTACGCCACGCTTTGCAGGGGGATGCCGCCACGCTGACCCGCGATCGGTTAGCGCACACCAAACAAAACCAAACTCAGGCCGATACCGCCTGGCTGAAGGCCAGCGGCTATGACTTCCAGACCCGGGCCAACCAGCAGGCGGGCATTGCGCTGCTGTCGGCATTCAGCACCCTGCCGGAGACCGTCGTGAAGCAGAATCTGGCGACAGTGACTAGCATCAATCGCGATGCCGTGCAGACCACGCGCCGTCAGGCGCTGGCCGATGCGGAAGGGATTAGCTACCTCTACTTCCTCAGCGATGCGCTGGGGCCGCGGCTGGGCAAAGCGTTTCTGACCGCCTATGACCAGGGCGCGCTGGGGAAAGCGGCAGCATTGATCAAAGCCTCGGAGGTCAGCACCGGCGTGGCGAAAAAGCACTTCAACAATCCGCGGCCGTTTCTGGTTCAGGGCAACACCATTCACCTGGTGCCTGACGATGTGGTGGTGAAGGATAACCAGCCCTACACCGCTGACGGCGGCTCGTTCCCCAGCGGCCACACCAACACCGGCTATACCGATGCGCTGCTGCTGGCGGCGATGATCCCGGAGCGCTACGACGCGCTGGTAACCCGCGGCGCCCGCTATGGCTACTCGCGCATCGTGCTGGGCGTCCACTACCCGCTGGACGTGATTGGCTCGCGGATGGTAGCCGAGCGCAACGTGGCCCATTATCTTAACGATCCGCACTACCGGGTATTATTTAACGAAGCCCGCGATCAGCTGCGCGCCGCGCTGGCGAAAGCCTGCGGCACATCGCTTGCCGAGTGCGCGAAGAGCAGCGTGAAAGACGATCCCTGGCGCGATCCGGCGATGCGTGATTTTTCTCGCTTCACCATGACTTACGATCTACCGCAGCAGAAGGGGTCGCAGCCGCGTCTGCAGGTGCCGGAGGGGGCGGAAGTGCTGCTGGAAGATGCCCTGCCGCAGTTGTCAGCGGCCCAGCGTCGGGCATTGATGGTCAACACCGCGCTGCCGGCGGGTTACCCGCTATCCGGCGCCACCCCCGAACAGCAGTTCTGGCAGCGGCTGAATCTGTCGGCGGCCTGGGAGATGGCGCAAAAAAGGCATTAA
- the gorA gene encoding glutathione-disulfide reductase, with the protein MSKHYDYLAIGGGSGGIASINRAAMYGQKCALIEAKELGGTCVNVGCVPKKVMWHAAQIREAIHLYGPDYGFDTTINHFDWNKLVASRSAYIDRIHTSYDNVLGKNKVDVIKGFARFVDAHTVEVNGETITADHILIATGGRPSHPNIPGVEYGIDSDGFFELPALPKRVAVVGAGYIAVELAGVINGLGAETHLFVRKHAPLRSFDPLIVETLVEVMDAEGPQLHTNAIPKAVVKNADGSLTLELEDGRSQTVDCLIWAIGREPATDNFNLAATGVKTNDKGYIIVDKFQNTNVPGIYAVGDNTGAVELTPVAVAAGRRLSERLFNNKPEEHLDYSNIPTVVFSHPPIGTVGLTEPQAREQYGDDAVKVYKSSFTAMYTAVTSHRQPCRMKLVCVGPEEKIVGIHGIGFGMDEMLQGFAVALKMGATKKDFDNTVAIHPTAAEEFVTMR; encoded by the coding sequence ATGAGCAAACATTATGATTACCTCGCCATCGGCGGCGGCAGCGGCGGTATCGCCTCAATTAACCGTGCAGCGATGTACGGCCAGAAGTGCGCGCTGATTGAAGCCAAAGAGCTGGGCGGCACCTGCGTCAACGTCGGCTGCGTGCCGAAAAAAGTGATGTGGCATGCGGCGCAGATCCGCGAAGCAATCCACCTGTATGGCCCGGATTATGGTTTCGATACCACCATCAATCATTTCGACTGGAATAAGCTGGTCGCCAGCCGCAGCGCCTATATCGACCGCATCCATACCTCCTACGACAACGTACTGGGTAAGAATAAAGTTGATGTTATCAAAGGGTTCGCGCGCTTTGTCGATGCCCATACCGTGGAAGTGAACGGCGAAACCATTACCGCCGATCATATCCTGATCGCCACCGGCGGCCGCCCGAGCCACCCGAACATTCCGGGTGTGGAATACGGTATTGATTCCGACGGTTTCTTCGAACTGCCGGCGCTGCCGAAGCGCGTGGCGGTAGTTGGCGCGGGCTATATTGCCGTTGAACTGGCCGGCGTGATTAACGGCCTCGGCGCCGAAACGCACCTGTTCGTGCGTAAACACGCGCCGCTGCGCAGCTTCGATCCGCTGATCGTGGAGACCCTGGTGGAAGTGATGGACGCCGAAGGTCCGCAGCTGCACACTAACGCGATACCAAAAGCGGTGGTCAAGAATGCTGATGGCAGCCTGACGCTGGAGCTGGAAGATGGCCGCAGCCAGACCGTTGATTGCCTGATCTGGGCGATTGGCCGCGAACCGGCGACCGATAACTTCAACCTGGCGGCTACCGGCGTAAAAACCAACGATAAAGGCTACATCATCGTTGATAAGTTCCAGAACACCAACGTGCCGGGCATCTACGCGGTGGGCGATAATACCGGCGCCGTCGAGCTGACCCCGGTCGCCGTGGCCGCAGGCCGTCGTCTCTCCGAACGCCTGTTTAACAACAAGCCGGAAGAGCACCTGGACTATAGCAACATCCCGACCGTGGTCTTCAGCCACCCGCCTATCGGCACCGTCGGCTTAACCGAGCCGCAGGCGCGCGAGCAGTACGGCGACGACGCCGTGAAGGTCTACAAATCGTCCTTTACCGCGATGTACACCGCCGTCACCTCTCACCGCCAGCCGTGCCGCATGAAGCTGGTGTGCGTCGGCCCGGAAGAGAAGATTGTCGGCATCCACGGCATCGGCTTCGGGATGGATGAGATGCTGCAGGGCTTTGCGGTGGCTCTGAAGATGGGCGCCACCAAAAAAGACTTCGACAACACCGTCGCCATTCACCCGACGGCGGCAGAAGAGTTCGTCACCATGCGCTAA
- a CDS encoding GNAT family N-acetyltransferase yields the protein MPELLTPRLRCSPLQLDDWSFFLALQQDPQVMLYVADPRPQAAIREAFDSRLPPWAPGDEHWLCLVVRDRLTHTPLGLTGYQHHQRDIAEVGFLFAPAAQGRGYGYESLRALCDYAFTTGGVRRLTASVTAGNEASKQLLLKAGFRLEGELRENYWLNGRWHNDWLFGRLRGEGDAP from the coding sequence ATGCCTGAACTCCTGACGCCGCGCCTGCGCTGCTCACCGCTGCAGCTGGACGACTGGTCGTTTTTTCTCGCCCTGCAGCAGGATCCGCAGGTCATGCTCTACGTCGCCGATCCCCGGCCGCAGGCGGCCATCCGCGAGGCGTTCGACTCGCGGCTGCCGCCGTGGGCGCCGGGGGATGAGCACTGGCTGTGTCTGGTGGTGCGCGACAGGCTGACCCATACCCCGCTCGGCCTGACCGGTTACCAGCATCATCAGCGCGACATTGCCGAGGTTGGCTTTCTCTTCGCCCCGGCGGCGCAGGGTCGGGGCTACGGCTACGAATCGCTGCGCGCGCTGTGCGACTACGCCTTTACCACCGGCGGCGTCCGCCGCCTGACCGCCAGCGTCACCGCCGGCAACGAGGCGTCTAAGCAGTTATTGCTCAAAGCCGGCTTCCGGCTGGAGGGGGAGCTGCGGGAAAACTACTGGCTCAACGGACGCTGGCACAACGACTGGCTGTTCGGTCGTCTGCGTGGGGAGGGCGATGCGCCGTAG
- a CDS encoding LysR family transcriptional regulator: MDKIHAMQLFIRVADLESFSRAAETLALPKGSVSRQIQALESHLGVRLLHRTTRRVQLTQDGMVYYERAKDLLSNLDELDGMFQHDPASISGRLRVDMPVGFAKKLVIPHLPTFLQQYPGIELELSSSDRLVDVIREGFDCVVRVGALKDSGLIARPLGKLTQINCASPDYLARFGYPQTLEDLADHALIHYASTLGVRPPGFEVAIDGAVRWVKTGGILTVNSTETYQAACIAGLGIIQVPRTGVREALRAGDLTEILPQYRAEPLPVSLIYPHRRNLSRRVHLFMEWLGGLMKAYVD; the protein is encoded by the coding sequence ATGGATAAAATTCATGCAATGCAGTTATTCATTCGCGTAGCGGATCTGGAGAGTTTCTCCCGCGCCGCCGAGACCCTGGCGCTACCTAAAGGTAGCGTCTCACGACAGATTCAGGCCCTGGAAAGCCATCTTGGCGTACGGCTCCTGCACCGCACCACCCGCCGGGTCCAGCTCACCCAGGATGGGATGGTCTACTACGAGCGGGCAAAGGATCTGCTGAGCAATCTCGACGAGCTGGACGGTATGTTCCAGCACGATCCGGCGAGCATCAGCGGCCGGCTGCGGGTGGATATGCCGGTCGGTTTTGCCAAAAAGCTGGTGATCCCGCACCTGCCGACTTTTTTACAGCAGTATCCGGGCATCGAACTGGAGCTGAGCAGCAGCGATCGGCTGGTGGACGTGATCCGCGAGGGGTTTGACTGCGTGGTGCGCGTCGGCGCGCTCAAAGACTCAGGGCTGATTGCCCGCCCGCTGGGCAAGCTGACGCAAATTAACTGCGCCAGCCCGGACTACCTTGCGCGATTTGGCTACCCGCAAACCCTGGAGGATCTGGCGGATCATGCCCTGATCCACTACGCCAGCACCCTCGGGGTCCGTCCCCCCGGCTTTGAGGTCGCGATCGACGGTGCGGTGCGCTGGGTAAAAACTGGCGGCATATTGACGGTTAATAGCACGGAAACCTATCAGGCGGCCTGTATTGCCGGGCTGGGGATTATTCAGGTGCCGCGCACCGGCGTGCGCGAGGCGTTACGCGCCGGCGACCTGACGGAGATCCTGCCCCAGTACCGCGCCGAACCGCTGCCGGTCTCGCTTATCTACCCGCACCGGCGCAATCTCTCCCGTCGCGTGCATCTGTTTATGGAGTGGCTGGGTGGACTGATGAAAGCGTATGTCGATTGA